The Mercurialis annua linkage group LG2, ddMerAnnu1.2, whole genome shotgun sequence genome contains a region encoding:
- the LOC126668379 gene encoding uncharacterized protein LOC126668379, whose protein sequence is MASEDQEKTAFVTEQGLFCYRMMPFGLKNAGATYQRLVNSIFKDQIGKHMEVYVDDMIIKSVRTEDHPADVKVVLETLQRYQLKINPEKCVFGVPAGKFLGYMVSQRGIEANPDKIEAVLKMTPPRSIHEAKKLNGRITALGRFMSCSAKRCLPFFKTLKQIKNFTWTAECQTTFDELKSFLSSPPLLARLDPGDVLYLYISCSDETIAGVLVFEKEGEQFPIYYISKVLRNAELRYPKSEKLALCVYTTTIKLRHYFEGNQVIVRTDQPLRKILRKAETSGCIVEWAVKIGSLGVIYEARKALKAQALSDFFAELTFTEPIESKKNLWEKHVDGAVCGEGAGIKVVLKGLGRVQMEYSARLEFPASNNVAEYEALMKGLQLCEELNISEAQIYSDSQLVMNQVSGSFEVKERTLKKYAKQAKTFFVNNGRSWSLQQIPRAMNGRADELAKWAATKNYESMKNIPHEIKRQPSFQEEREEGEVLMVDGEETRMTPITAYLANGVLPEDRKDARKIVILSSKFGIDNGQLYKRSSTHPCLKCVNKEDGEYIMKELHEGTCGAHDGASTLVRKALLQGYYWPIMKEQATTLVKGCWPCQQHALVPRKQASEMKPIGSAWPFAQWGMDILGPLPPATGQRKFLVVAIDHFTKFGIPKVLITDNGKQFDSAKFRKFCAEYQIDLRLDEYQVRWVEELYSVLWNYCTTPRESTGETPFALAYRTEAVIPVEIGAPTPRTEDSQLSLEENEAELRNNLDLLVEKINKSDIRMEAYRQKMAKHFNCHVKKRKFRLGDLVMRKTEVKKGEAGSGKLQQNWEGPYTISEVIKEGTFKLTNSMGRIIPRTWNANNLRKI, encoded by the exons ATGGCATCAGAAGATCAGGAAAAAACGGCTTTTGTAACAGAGCAGGGATTATTTTGTTATAGAATGATGCCATTCGGCTTAAAAAATGCAGGAGCCACATATCAGCGACTGGTGAACTCCATATTCAAAGATCAGATCGGAAAGCACATGGAGGTTTACGTGGACGACATGATTATTAAGAGCGTCAGGACAGAAGATCATCCGGCAGATGTGAAGGTAGTCCTAGAGACACTACAAAGGTACCAATTAAAGATAAATCCGGAGAAGTGTGTATTCGGAGTACCAGCGGGCAAGTTTTTGGGATATATGGTCTCTCAACGCGGGATCGAAGCCAACCCAGACAAAATCGAAGCAGTCCTAAAAATGACACCGCCCCGGAGCATACACGAAGCAAAgaaactcaacgggcgaatcaccGCCCTAGGTCGATTCATGTCCTGCTCAGCGAAGCGATGCCTACCTTTCTTCAAGACGCTGAAACAGATCAAGAACTTTACATGGACAGCAGAATGCCAGACGACGTTTGATGAATTGAAAAGCTTCCTTTCGTCACCTCCACTTTTGGCGAGACTAGATCCGGGCGAcgtattatatttatatatctctTGTTCTGATGAAACAATAGCGGGAGTACTAGTATTTGAGAAAGAAGGGGAACAATTCCCGATCTACTACATTAGCAAGGTGCTTAGGAATGCAGAGTTAAGATACCCAAAGTCGGAGAAACTGGCGTTATGTGTATACACCACCACAATTAAACTCCGGCATTACTTTGAGGGGAACCAGGTCATCGTACGAACTGACCAACCATTACGAAAAATCCTCCGGAAGGCAGAAACAAGCGGATGTATAGTAGAGTGGGCTGTCAAGATAGGAAGCTTGGGCGTTATCTACGAAGCCCGAAAAGCCCTAAAGGCTCAGGCACTATCCGACTTCTTCGCAGAGTTAACGTTTACAGAACCAATAGAAAGCAAGAAGAACCTCTGGGAAAAACATGTCGACGGAGCAGTGTGTGGAGAAGGAGCAGGGATCAAAGTCGTACTAAAAGGACTAGGGAGGGTCCAAATGGAATACTCTGCTAGGCTCGAATTCCCAGCTTCCAACAACGTCGCAGAATATGAGGCACTCATGAAAGGATTGCAATTATGTGAAGAACTCAATATTTCAGAAGCTCAGATATACAGTGATTCACAGCTGGTCATGAACCAAGTCTCAGGGAGTTTTGAAGTAAAAGAAAGGACACTGAAGAAGTACGCCAAGCAAGCCAAAACTTTCTTCGTCAACAATGGGCGATCCTGGTCGCTACAACAAATACCCAGGGCAATGAATGGAAGAGCAGATGAATTGGCGAAATGGGCCGCAACAAAGAATTACGAATCAATGAAGAACATCCCCCACGAAATCAAGCGACAACCCAGCTTTCAAGAGGAAAGGGAAGAAGGAGAAGTGCTAATGGTGGATGGAGAAGAAACCCGGATGACTCCCATCACGGCATACTTGGCTAATGGAGTACTCCCCGAAGACAGAAAAGACGCCAGAAAGATAGTGATACTGTCATCCAAATTCGGCATAGACAATGGCCAGCTCTATAAACGGTCATCCACCCATCCTTGTCTGAAGTGTGTTAACAAAGAAGATGGAGAGTACATCATGAAAGAACTACACGAGGGGACCTGCGGAGCACACGACGGAGCATCAACTCTGGTCAGGAAGGCCCTGTTACAAGGCTATTACTGGCCTATAATGAAAGAACAAGCAACAACACTTGTAAAAGGGTGCTGGCCTTGCCAACAACATGCTTTGGTGCCCAGAAAACAAGCATCAGAAATGAAGCCAATCGGCAGTGCATGGCCATTCGCCCAGTGGGGAATGGATATCTTGGGACCTCTCCCTCCAGCCACGGGACAGAGAAAGTTCCTAGTGGTGGCAATCGACCACTTCACTAA GTTCGGAATACCAAAGGTGCTGATCACAgacaacggaaagcagttcgacTCAGCAAAATTCAGGAAGTTCTGTGCAGAATATCAGATCGACTTAAG GCTAGATGAATACCAAGTAAGATGGGTAGAAGAACTCTACAGTGTCCTATGGAACTATTGTACCACCCCAAGAGAATCAACGGGTGAAACTCCATTCGCCCTAGCCTATAGAACGGAGGCTGTAATTCCGGTAGAGATAGGCGCACCTACACCAAGAACCGAAGACAGTCAGCTGAGCTTAGAAGAAAATGAAGCCGAACTCAGGAACAATCTGGACCTCTTAGTCGAAAAGATCAACAAATCAGATATCAGGATGGAAGCTTACAGACAAAAgatggccaaacatttcaactgccatgtgaagaaaagaaaattcagaCTAGGCGATCTAGTCATGAGGAAGACCGAAGTCAAGAAAGGAGAAGCAGGGAGCGGGAAGCTACAACAaaactgggaaggaccttacACCATCAGCGAGGTTATTAAGGAAGGGACGTTCAAGCTCACCAACTCTATGGGAAGGATCATACCCAGGACATGGAACGCCAACAATCTAAGGAAAATCTAG